In Rattus norvegicus strain BN/NHsdMcwi chromosome 3, GRCr8, whole genome shotgun sequence, a genomic segment contains:
- the Kcns1 gene encoding potassium voltage-gated channel subfamily S member 1 isoform X1 → MVSEFPGPGSRVPWRPRDEALRVNVGGVRRLLSARALARFPGTRLGRLQAAVSEEQARRLCDDYDAAAREFYFDRHPGFFLGLLHFYRTGHLHVLDELCVFAFGQEADYWGLGENALATCCRARYLERRVTRPRAWDEDSDAPSSVDPCPDEISDVQRELARYGAARCGRLRRRLWLTMENPGYSLPSKLFSCVSIGVVLASIAAMCIHSLPEYQAREAAAAVAAVAAGRSAEDVRDDPVLRRLEYFCIAWFSFEVSSRLLLAPSTRNFFCHPLNLIDIVSVLPFYLTLLAGAALGDRRGASGEELGDLGKVVQVFRLMRIFRVLKLARHSTGLRSLGATLKHSYREVGILLLYLAVGVSVFSGVAYTAEEKNVGFDTIPACWWWGTVSMTTVGYGDVVPETVAGKLAASGCILGGILVVALPITIIFNKFSHFYRRQKALEAAVRSSGQREFEDLLSSVDGVSDVSLETSRETSQEGRSTDLETQAPSEPAKSHSY, encoded by the exons ATGGTGAGCGAGTTTCCGGGTCCGGGCTCTCGGGTCCCCTGGCGGCCAAGGGACGAGGCGCTGCGCGTGAACGTGGGCGGAGTGCGGCGGCTGCTGAGCGCGCGCGCCCTCGCGCGATTCCCGGGCACGCGGCTGGGCCGCCTACAGGCGGCGGTGTCCGAGGAGCAGGCGCGGCGCCTATGCGACGACTACGACGCGGCGGCGCGCGAGTTCTACTTCGATCGGCACCCGGGCTTCTTCCTCGGCCTGCTGCACTTCTACCGCACCGGGCACTTGCATGTGCTGGACGAGCTGTGCGTCTTCGCCTTCGGCCAGGAGGCTGACTATTGGGGCCTGGGCGAGAACGCTCTGGCCACGTGCTGCCGCGCGCGCTACCTGGAGCGGCGTGTGACGCGGCCTCGCGCCTGGGACGAGGACAGCGATGCCCCGAGCAGCGTGGACCCGTGTCCCGACGAGATCTCCGACGTGCAGCGGGAGCTGGCGCGCTATGGTGCGGCCCGCTGTGGTCGCCTGCGCCGTCGCCTCTGGCTCACCATGGAGAACCCTGGCTACTCGCTGCCCAGCAAGCTCTTCAGCTGCGTGTCCATCGGCGTGGTGCTCGCCTCCATCGCTGCCATGTGCATCCACAGCCTGCCCGAGTACCAAGCCCGGGAGGCAGCGGCGGCGGTGGCTGCAGTGGCCGCGGGTCGCAGCGCAGAGGACGTGCGCGACGACCCGGTGCTGCGCCGCCTGGAGTACTTCTGCATCGCCTGGTTCAGCTTCGAGGTGTCGTCGCGCCTGCTGCTGGCTCCCAGCACGCGCAACTTCTTCTGCCATCCGCTCAACCTCATCGACATCGTGTCGGTGCTGCCCTTCTATCTCACACTGCTGGCCGGCGCGGCGCTTGGTGACCGGCGCGGAGCCAGCGGGGAGGAGCTCGGAGACCTAGGAAAGGTGGTACAAGTGTTTCGCCTCATGCGCATCTTCCGCGTGCTCAAGCTGGCCCGCCACTCTACCGGGCTGCGCTCTCTGGGCGCCACGCTCAAG CACAGCTACCGTGAGGTGGGCATCTTACTGCTGTACCTGGCCGTGGGTGTGTCAGTGTTCTCTGGCGTGGCCTACACAGCCGAAGAAAAGAACGTGGGCTTCGACACGATCCCCGCCTGCTGGTGGTGGGGCACCGTGAGCATGACCACAGTGGGCTATGGGGATGTGGTCCCGGAGACTGTGGCAGGCAAGCTGGCAGCCTCTGGCTGCATCCTGGGGGGCATCCTGGTGGTCGCCCTCCCCATCACCATCATCTTCAACAAGTTTTCCCACTTTTACCGGCGCCAGAAGGCACTGGAGGCGGCCGTGCGGAGCAGCGGCCAGCGGGAGTTTGAGGACTTGCTGAGCAGTGTGGATGGCGTATCAGACGTGTCTCTGGAAACATCCAGAGAGACTTCTCAGGAAGGGCGCTCCACAGACCTGGAGACCCAAGCCCCCAGTGAGCCTGCAAAATCTCACAGTTATTAA
- the Wfdc5 gene encoding WAP four-disulfide core domain protein 5 precursor, producing MRIRSSLLLVVLLALETQLPVVLCRKKGDKLGGCPPDDGPCSQVIPDQCANDKQCPSSWKCCSRACFLQCMPRVFVKLGKCPVDQLHCLSPRKHLCDKDLDCSGKKRCCVSACGRDCRDPSKG from the exons ATGAGAATCCGGAGCTCCCTCCTCCTCGTAGTCCTCCTGGCTTTGGAGACTCAGCTGCCTGTTGTCTTGTGTAGAAAGAAGGGAG ACAAATTGGGGGGCTGCCCACCAGACGACGGGCCCTGCAGCCAGGTGATTCCTGATCAGTGCGCGAATGACAAACAGTGTCCCTCTTCCTGGAAGTGCTGCTCCCGAGCCTGCTTCCTCCAGTGTATGCCTAGAGTCTTTG TAAAGCTGGGCAAATGCCCCGTGGATCAACTCCATTGCCTCAGTCCTAGAAAGCACTTGTGTGACAAAGACTTGGACTGCTCCGGCAAGAAGCGGTGCTGTGTTAGCGCCTGTGGCCGGGACTGCCGAGACCCCAGCAAAG gCTAA